A window from Cryobacterium sp. PAMC25264 encodes these proteins:
- the ribA gene encoding GTP cyclohydrolase II: protein MSLADIPTALAALRLGKPVIVADDEGRENEGDVIISAQLATQEWLAWTVRHSSGFICAPMTNDIADTLDLPVMVLNNEDPRGTNYTVTVDAADRLSTGISAADRAHTLRVLADPASTPTSLNRPGHILPLRAMDGGVRERDGHTEAAVDLMKLAGLVPVAGISEIVAEDGEMMRLPGLLVLGEREGIPVITIADLIDYLQEFHCDDDLASVSPIRESPRVDFEVETTVPTSHGAFKIRAYRDRMTGADHVAIVSGTPHDGALVRVHSECLTGEAFGSLKCECGPQLQAALDTIDREGGVVVYLRGQEGRGIGLINKLRAYKLQEDGLDTLDANLALGLPADSRDYGAATAILDELGLSSVRLLTNNPEKVRQLEVHGVTVTERVPLVVGVGSHNEDYLAAKRDRMGHEISAHQIVKGLAL from the coding sequence ATGAGCCTCGCCGACATCCCCACCGCACTCGCGGCACTCCGGCTCGGCAAACCCGTCATCGTTGCCGACGACGAGGGGCGCGAGAACGAGGGCGACGTGATCATCTCCGCCCAGCTGGCCACCCAGGAGTGGCTGGCCTGGACGGTACGGCATTCCTCCGGGTTCATCTGCGCGCCGATGACCAACGACATCGCCGACACCCTCGACCTGCCCGTGATGGTGCTCAACAACGAAGACCCCCGCGGCACCAACTACACCGTGACCGTCGACGCCGCCGACCGGCTCAGCACGGGCATCAGCGCCGCCGACCGGGCGCACACCCTGCGCGTGCTCGCTGACCCCGCTTCCACCCCGACCAGCCTCAACCGGCCCGGCCACATCCTGCCGCTGCGTGCGATGGATGGTGGCGTGCGCGAACGCGACGGCCACACCGAGGCCGCCGTGGACCTGATGAAACTGGCCGGCCTCGTGCCCGTCGCCGGGATCAGCGAGATCGTCGCGGAGGACGGCGAGATGATGCGGTTGCCCGGACTGCTCGTGCTCGGCGAGCGCGAGGGCATCCCGGTGATCACCATCGCCGATCTCATCGACTACCTGCAGGAATTCCACTGCGACGACGATCTCGCCTCGGTCAGCCCCATCCGCGAGTCGCCGCGGGTGGACTTCGAGGTGGAGACCACGGTGCCCACCTCGCACGGCGCCTTCAAAATCCGCGCGTACCGCGACCGGATGACCGGAGCCGACCACGTGGCCATCGTCTCGGGCACCCCGCACGACGGCGCTCTCGTACGCGTGCATTCCGAGTGCCTCACCGGCGAGGCCTTCGGCTCGCTGAAATGCGAGTGCGGGCCGCAGCTGCAGGCCGCCCTGGACACCATCGACCGGGAGGGTGGCGTGGTCGTGTACCTGCGCGGCCAGGAGGGCCGCGGCATCGGGCTGATCAACAAGCTGCGCGCCTACAAGTTGCAGGAGGACGGCCTGGACACCCTCGACGCGAACCTCGCACTGGGACTGCCGGCCGATTCCCGCGACTACGGCGCGGCCACCGCCATCCTCGATGAGCTCGGCCTGAGCTCCGTGCGCCTGCTCACCAACAACCCCGAGAAGGTGCGCCAGCTCGAGGTGCACGGCGTGACGGTCACCGAGCGGGTGCCGCTCGTGGTGGGTGTCGGCAGCCACAACGAGGACTACCTGGCGGCCAAGCGTGACCGCATGGGCCATGAAATCTCAGCACACCAGATCGTGAAAGGACTCGCACTATGA
- a CDS encoding riboflavin synthase has translation MFTGIIEELGSIEHIEHTNDAARLTIRGPLVVDGAGHGDSISVNGVCLTVVEQTPDTFTADVMAQTLAMSTLSGATEGSAVNLERAALVGGRLGGHIVQGHIDGTGTVLAIVPGDAWRVVRFTLSPALAPLVVDKGSIAIDGVSLTVSNISPAAEPEQWFEVSLIPETLAATTLGGLEVGDRVNLETDILARHVERMLALAANAAERAAPAAPAASEPSEPSAASVVQRSTS, from the coding sequence ATGTTCACCGGAATCATTGAGGAGCTCGGCAGCATCGAGCACATCGAGCACACCAACGACGCCGCCCGGCTCACCATCCGCGGCCCGCTGGTGGTCGACGGCGCCGGGCACGGCGACTCCATCTCGGTGAACGGCGTGTGCCTGACCGTGGTGGAACAGACCCCCGACACCTTCACCGCCGACGTGATGGCGCAGACCCTGGCCATGTCGACGCTGTCCGGCGCGACCGAGGGCTCGGCGGTGAACCTGGAACGGGCCGCCCTGGTGGGCGGCCGGCTCGGCGGTCATATCGTGCAGGGCCACATCGACGGTACCGGCACAGTGTTGGCCATCGTGCCCGGCGACGCGTGGCGGGTCGTGCGCTTCACGCTCAGCCCCGCCCTGGCACCCCTCGTGGTGGACAAGGGCTCCATCGCCATCGACGGCGTGTCCCTCACGGTGAGCAACATCTCCCCGGCGGCCGAGCCTGAGCAGTGGTTCGAAGTGTCGCTGATCCCCGAGACCCTCGCCGCCACGACGCTGGGCGGGCTCGAGGTCGGCGACCGGGTGAACCTGGAGACCGACATCCTGGCCCGGCACGTCGAGCGGATGCTCGCCCTCGCCGCGAACGCCGCCGAACGGGCCGCCCCTGCAGCCCCTGCAGCATCCGAACCTTCCGAGCCGTCCGCAGCATCCGTTGTACAAAGGAGCACCTCATGA
- the ribD gene encoding bifunctional diaminohydroxyphosphoribosylaminopyrimidine deaminase/5-amino-6-(5-phosphoribosylamino)uracil reductase RibD: MHQQHTLGSAMRRALRLAGNGPVAGVNPRVGCVILSPAGEVIAEGWHRGAGTPHAEVDALAHLDPDAARGATAVVTLEPCNHTGRTGPCALALIEAGIGRVVYAVTDPGQHSSGGADRLRAAGVDVTGGLLADEVEVFLSDWLVAARLGRPFVTLKWASSLDGRAAAADGSSRWITGPLARQDVHERRAAADAILVGTGTALADDPSLTARDSDGTLLAHQPQPVVVGDRAVPADAAVHRHPLAPWFVSGHDVATLLATLRERGIRRVFVEGGPTLASAFVRAGLVDEYLVYLAPTLLGGDRLALGDIGVTGISGQRRLQIDDLVRLGDDILLVARSIPTETTTDQTIPAVIASEK, translated from the coding sequence ATGCACCAGCAGCACACGCTCGGCAGCGCGATGCGCCGAGCCCTGCGACTGGCGGGCAACGGACCGGTCGCCGGCGTCAACCCCCGGGTCGGCTGCGTCATCCTCAGCCCAGCCGGCGAGGTCATCGCCGAAGGCTGGCACCGTGGTGCCGGCACCCCTCATGCCGAAGTGGATGCGCTCGCCCACCTTGACCCGGACGCCGCCCGCGGTGCCACCGCCGTCGTCACCCTCGAACCCTGCAACCACACCGGCCGCACCGGCCCCTGCGCCCTCGCCCTGATCGAGGCCGGCATCGGCCGGGTCGTCTACGCCGTCACGGACCCCGGGCAGCACTCCTCCGGCGGCGCCGACCGTTTGCGCGCGGCCGGCGTGGACGTGACCGGCGGGCTGCTCGCCGACGAGGTCGAGGTCTTCCTCTCCGACTGGCTGGTCGCCGCCCGGCTCGGCCGCCCGTTCGTGACGCTCAAGTGGGCATCGAGCCTGGACGGACGCGCCGCGGCCGCCGACGGCAGCAGCCGTTGGATCACCGGACCTCTCGCGCGCCAAGACGTACACGAGCGTCGAGCCGCGGCCGACGCGATCCTCGTGGGCACCGGCACCGCGCTGGCGGACGACCCGAGCCTCACCGCCCGCGACAGTGACGGGACCCTGCTGGCGCACCAGCCGCAACCCGTCGTGGTGGGCGACCGGGCCGTGCCGGCCGACGCCGCGGTGCACCGGCATCCCCTCGCACCGTGGTTCGTGTCCGGCCACGACGTGGCCACTCTGCTCGCCACCCTGCGCGAGCGCGGCATCCGCCGGGTGTTCGTGGAGGGCGGTCCTACCCTGGCCAGCGCTTTCGTGCGGGCCGGCTTGGTCGACGAATACCTGGTCTACCTGGCCCCCACCCTCCTCGGTGGCGACCGGCTGGCCCTCGGCGACATCGGTGTCACGGGCATCTCCGGGCAACGCCGGCTGCAGATCGACGACCTGGTGCGGCTCGGTGACGACATCCTGCTGGTCGCCCGCAGCATTCCCACCGAGACCACCACCGACCAGACCATCCCCGCCGTGATAGCCAGCGAGAAGTGA
- a CDS encoding sugar-binding transcriptional regulator encodes MSLVDESAQSDRVRDALTAAHLYYMQDLTMDAIAHELHTSRSSVSRLLSHARATGLVDIQIRSPLDAPSRLELLIAERFQITAHVVPVPDHATDVDRLERVALSVARILGQFFDSNMVMGIAWGSTMNAISRHVTPKQTHNSQIIQLNGAGNMRTTGLSYASEILGRFGYAFGAHVHQFPVPAFFDNPATKQALWRERSVSRLLEMQARMDVALFGLGSPFSEVPSHVYAGGYLEEADYTSLSRAGVVGDVATIFYRADGSTDGILLNARGTGPDFGVLRRTPRRLCVVSGTAKLASLRGALKAGLITDLFVDESTARALVATP; translated from the coding sequence GTGAGCCTCGTCGACGAGTCAGCGCAGTCCGATCGGGTGCGGGATGCCCTCACCGCGGCGCACCTGTATTACATGCAGGACCTGACCATGGATGCCATCGCCCACGAGCTGCATACCTCCCGTTCCTCGGTGTCCCGCCTGCTCAGCCACGCTCGGGCGACCGGCCTCGTCGACATCCAGATCCGCTCTCCACTGGACGCCCCGAGCCGCCTCGAGCTGCTCATCGCGGAGCGTTTCCAGATCACCGCGCACGTCGTTCCGGTGCCCGATCACGCCACGGACGTGGACAGATTGGAACGTGTGGCGCTCTCAGTTGCACGGATTCTCGGCCAGTTCTTCGACTCGAACATGGTGATGGGCATCGCCTGGGGCTCCACGATGAACGCCATCAGCCGCCATGTGACGCCCAAACAGACCCACAACTCGCAGATCATCCAGCTCAACGGCGCCGGCAATATGCGCACCACGGGCCTCAGCTACGCCAGCGAGATCCTCGGCCGGTTCGGCTACGCGTTCGGGGCGCACGTGCACCAGTTTCCGGTGCCGGCGTTCTTCGACAACCCGGCCACCAAGCAGGCGCTCTGGCGGGAACGCAGCGTCAGCCGGCTGCTCGAGATGCAGGCCCGGATGGACGTGGCCCTGTTCGGTCTCGGCTCACCATTCTCCGAGGTGCCCAGCCACGTCTACGCGGGCGGTTACCTCGAGGAGGCCGACTACACCTCGCTCAGCCGGGCGGGCGTGGTGGGCGATGTGGCCACCATCTTCTACCGGGCGGACGGCTCCACCGACGGCATCCTTCTGAACGCACGTGGTACGGGCCCCGATTTCGGCGTACTGCGGAGGACCCCGCGCCGACTCTGCGTGGTCTCGGGGACGGCGAAGCTGGCCAGCCTTCGCGGTGCGCTCAAGGCCGGTCTGATCACCGATCTCTTCGTGGACGAAAGCACCGCACGGGCTCTCGTCGCCACCCCCTGA
- a CDS encoding glycerol-3-phosphate dehydrogenase/oxidase, with protein sequence MQSNPVSSPADAARAALAERPQAKVLIIGAGINGIATFRDLALQGVDVAIVDRGDYVSGASAASSHMIHGGIRYLENGEFRLVKESVTERNGLLKIAPHYVKPLPTTVPMFSALSGVLAAPLRFLTHKQGKAQERGALLIKVGLVLYDSFSRDGGSVPKHEFHGRKKSLARLPRLNPGLKYTATYYDASMHDPERLALDVLRDGLDAGPHARAANYVEAVGMDADGVRLRNTSTGEEFSFAADVVVNTSGPWTDLTNSALGQASTYMGGTKGSHIVLDHPELLEATGGGEIFFENNDGRIVLIYPLAGRVLIGTTDLEHDMSQPIRTTEEEIDYFFDLVKHVFPDIEVNRSHIVFRFSGVRPLPRHDDEAPGFVSRDYRIESSPLGSRSGTLLSLVGGKWTTFRALAEHLSGDILALLGQPRIVSTVGLAIGGGKGFPATPAALTVWLAAHGDEVGRARAQQLLTRYGTRAAAIIDVLTEQPDAPLEHNPLYSRREIEYLAREESVTHLIDLLLRRTSLAFVGGLSVPLLEELAGLLAPVLGWDAERTAAEIEQAAAELNEVHGVDLAGADTVPSI encoded by the coding sequence GTGCAGTCCAACCCCGTTTCCTCACCCGCCGACGCCGCCCGCGCCGCGCTCGCCGAGCGCCCTCAGGCGAAGGTGCTCATCATCGGTGCCGGCATCAACGGCATCGCCACCTTCCGCGACCTGGCACTGCAGGGTGTCGACGTGGCGATCGTCGATCGGGGCGACTACGTCTCCGGGGCATCCGCAGCGTCGTCGCACATGATCCACGGCGGCATCCGCTACCTGGAGAACGGCGAGTTCCGGCTGGTCAAGGAGTCCGTCACCGAGCGGAACGGCCTGCTCAAGATCGCCCCGCATTACGTGAAGCCGCTGCCGACGACGGTGCCGATGTTCTCGGCCCTCTCCGGGGTCCTCGCCGCTCCGCTGCGTTTCCTCACCCACAAGCAGGGCAAAGCGCAGGAGCGCGGCGCGCTGCTGATCAAGGTGGGCCTGGTGCTCTACGACTCCTTCTCCCGCGACGGCGGCTCGGTGCCCAAACACGAGTTCCACGGCCGCAAGAAGTCGCTGGCCCGGCTGCCACGGCTGAACCCCGGCCTCAAGTACACCGCCACCTATTACGACGCCTCTATGCACGACCCGGAGCGCCTCGCGCTCGACGTGCTCCGCGACGGCCTCGATGCCGGCCCGCACGCCCGCGCCGCCAACTACGTCGAAGCCGTGGGCATGGATGCCGACGGCGTGCGCCTCCGCAACACCAGCACCGGCGAGGAGTTCAGTTTCGCCGCCGACGTGGTCGTGAACACCTCGGGGCCGTGGACCGACCTGACCAACTCGGCGCTCGGCCAGGCCAGCACCTACATGGGCGGCACCAAGGGGTCGCACATCGTGCTCGACCACCCGGAGCTGCTCGAGGCCACCGGCGGCGGCGAGATCTTCTTCGAGAACAACGACGGCCGCATCGTGCTGATCTACCCGCTCGCCGGCCGGGTGCTCATCGGCACCACCGACCTCGAGCACGATATGAGCCAGCCGATCCGCACCACCGAAGAGGAGATCGACTACTTCTTCGACCTGGTCAAGCACGTGTTCCCCGACATCGAGGTGAACCGTTCGCACATCGTGTTCCGGTTCTCCGGCGTGCGCCCGCTGCCCCGGCACGACGACGAGGCCCCCGGCTTCGTCTCCCGCGACTACCGCATCGAGTCCAGCCCGCTGGGCTCGCGCTCCGGCACCCTGCTCAGCCTCGTCGGCGGCAAGTGGACCACCTTCCGGGCGCTGGCGGAACACCTCAGCGGCGACATCCTGGCCCTGCTCGGCCAGCCGCGCATCGTGTCCACCGTGGGTCTGGCCATCGGCGGCGGTAAGGGCTTCCCGGCCACTCCCGCCGCACTCACGGTGTGGCTCGCCGCCCACGGTGACGAGGTGGGCCGTGCCCGCGCCCAGCAGCTGCTCACCCGGTACGGCACCCGCGCCGCCGCGATCATCGACGTGCTCACCGAGCAGCCGGATGCTCCGCTGGAGCACAACCCGCTCTACTCCCGCCGGGAGATCGAGTACTTGGCCCGCGAAGAGTCCGTCACCCACCTGATCGACCTGCTGCTGCGGCGCACGAGCCTCGCCTTCGTCGGTGGGCTCAGCGTGCCCCTGCTCGAGGAACTCGCCGGGCTGCTCGCGCCGGTGCTCGGCTGGGACGCCGAGCGCACCGCCGCTGAAATCGAGCAGGCAGCCGCGGAACTCAACGAGGTACACGGCGTCGACCTCGCCGGGGCGGACACGGTGCCGTCGATCTAG
- a CDS encoding MIP/aquaporin family protein, with amino-acid sequence MDNLGVVFLSELVGTALLVLLGCGVVANVALTKNKGFGAGFLMVTIGWGLAVFAGVIVSYNSGAHLNPAVTLGLVSSGATEFGSGVPVNVISVLTYIAAQMIGAIIGAVVVWLAYKQHFDQEPEPANKLGVFATGPAIRSYGWNLVTEIIGTFVLVFVVIAFGGGRQGENGGLAALGALPVALLVIVIGTSLGGPTGYAINPARDLGPRIAHALLPIKGKRGSDWSYSWVPVAGPVIGGVLAGWASLILLPILA; translated from the coding sequence GTGGACAATCTCGGTGTTGTATTCCTCTCGGAGCTGGTGGGCACGGCCCTCCTGGTGCTCCTCGGCTGTGGCGTCGTCGCCAACGTCGCTCTCACGAAGAACAAGGGCTTCGGAGCCGGCTTCCTCATGGTCACCATCGGCTGGGGCCTCGCGGTCTTCGCCGGTGTGATCGTCTCCTACAACTCGGGAGCGCACCTGAACCCGGCGGTGACCCTGGGCCTGGTGTCCTCGGGCGCCACCGAGTTCGGCTCGGGCGTGCCGGTGAACGTCATCTCGGTGCTCACCTACATCGCCGCCCAGATGATCGGCGCCATCATCGGCGCTGTCGTGGTCTGGCTGGCGTACAAGCAGCACTTCGACCAGGAACCGGAACCGGCGAACAAGCTCGGCGTGTTCGCGACCGGGCCGGCCATCCGTTCGTACGGCTGGAACCTGGTCACCGAGATCATCGGCACGTTCGTGCTGGTGTTCGTGGTGATCGCGTTCGGCGGCGGACGTCAGGGTGAGAACGGCGGCCTGGCCGCCCTCGGCGCACTGCCGGTGGCGCTCCTGGTGATCGTGATCGGCACCTCGCTCGGCGGGCCCACCGGCTACGCCATCAACCCGGCGCGTGACCTCGGCCCCCGCATCGCCCACGCCCTCCTGCCCATCAAGGGCAAGCGCGGCTCCGACTGGTCCTACTCGTGGGTTCCCGTCGCCGGTCCGGTCATCGGCGGCGTGCTCGCCGGCTGGGCCTCCCTGATCCTGCTTCCCATCCTTGCCTGA
- the glpK gene encoding glycerol kinase GlpK → MSDKYIFAIDQGTTSTRAIIFDHSGSIVSTGQLEHEQIFPRAGWVEHDPMEIWGNTRQVIGQALSKANLTRHDIEAVGITNQRETAVVWDRTTGLPVYNAIVWQDTRTQAIVDRLAADGGGDRFKPVVGLPLATYFSGTKIAWILENVEGAREKADAGDLMFGTTDTWVLWNLTGGLEGGVHATDVTNASRTLFMNLETLEWDDEILGIFGVPRSMMPEIRSSSEVYGTVNEHSLLREVPIAGILGDQQAATFGQAAFDQGEAKNTYGTGNFLIFNTGTEIIHSKNGLLTTLGYKLGDAEPHYALEGSIAVTGSLIQWLRDSLGMISSASEIEALARTVDDNGGAYFVPAFSGLFAPYWRSDARGALVGLTRFVNKGHIARAALEAIAFQTREVIDAVNADSGVPLTELKVDGGATGNNLLLQFQADILGVPVVRPVVAETTALGAAYAAGLAVGFWSGLGELRANWQEDARWEPDMDEAERARLLRNWKKAVTKTLDWVDEDVL, encoded by the coding sequence ATGAGTGACAAGTACATCTTCGCCATCGACCAGGGCACCACGAGCACCCGCGCGATCATCTTCGATCACTCGGGCTCGATCGTCTCGACCGGTCAGCTCGAACACGAGCAGATCTTCCCCCGAGCCGGCTGGGTCGAACACGACCCGATGGAGATCTGGGGCAACACCCGTCAGGTGATCGGCCAGGCCCTGTCCAAGGCCAACCTCACCCGCCACGACATCGAGGCCGTGGGCATCACGAACCAGCGCGAGACCGCCGTGGTCTGGGACCGCACCACCGGGCTGCCGGTGTACAACGCCATCGTTTGGCAGGACACCCGCACGCAGGCCATCGTCGACCGTCTTGCGGCGGATGGCGGCGGCGACCGGTTCAAGCCCGTCGTGGGCCTGCCGCTGGCCACGTACTTCTCCGGCACGAAGATCGCCTGGATCCTCGAGAACGTCGAGGGAGCCCGCGAGAAGGCCGACGCCGGCGACCTGATGTTCGGCACCACCGACACCTGGGTGCTCTGGAACCTCACCGGCGGTCTCGAGGGCGGCGTGCACGCCACCGACGTGACCAACGCCAGCCGCACCCTGTTCATGAACCTCGAAACCCTCGAATGGGACGACGAGATCCTCGGGATCTTCGGGGTGCCGCGCTCGATGATGCCCGAGATCCGCTCCTCCAGCGAGGTCTACGGCACCGTCAACGAGCACAGCCTGCTGCGCGAGGTGCCCATCGCGGGCATCCTCGGTGACCAGCAGGCCGCGACCTTCGGCCAGGCCGCGTTCGACCAGGGCGAGGCGAAGAACACCTACGGCACCGGTAACTTCCTGATCTTCAACACCGGAACCGAGATCATCCACTCCAAGAATGGCCTGCTCACCACGCTTGGCTACAAGCTCGGCGACGCCGAACCGCACTACGCGCTCGAGGGCTCCATCGCCGTCACCGGATCGCTCATCCAGTGGCTGCGTGACAGCCTCGGCATGATCAGTTCGGCCAGCGAGATCGAGGCGCTCGCCCGCACCGTGGACGACAATGGCGGCGCGTATTTCGTGCCGGCGTTCAGCGGCCTGTTCGCGCCGTACTGGCGCTCGGATGCCCGTGGCGCTCTGGTGGGACTCACCCGGTTCGTCAACAAGGGCCACATCGCCCGCGCGGCGCTGGAGGCCATCGCCTTCCAGACCCGCGAGGTCATCGACGCGGTCAACGCCGACTCGGGAGTTCCGCTGACCGAGCTCAAGGTGGACGGCGGGGCAACGGGCAACAACCTGCTGCTGCAGTTCCAGGCCGACATCCTCGGTGTGCCCGTTGTGCGTCCGGTCGTCGCCGAGACCACGGCGCTGGGCGCCGCCTACGCGGCCGGCCTGGCCGTGGGCTTCTGGAGCGGTTTGGGCGAACTGCGCGCCAACTGGCAGGAAGACGCCCGTTGGGAGCCCGACATGGACGAGGCCGAGCGGGCCCGTCTGCTCCGCAACTGGAAGAAGGCCGTCACGAAGACCCTCGACTGGGTCGACGAGGACGTCCTCTAG
- a CDS encoding HAD family hydrolase, whose product MTDVTGVTGVTPPAVVLFDLDDTLFAHREAVAAGILGHVAAQGGGGAAADPHSVVALWNALEEQHYHAYLAGDLDFAGQRSARARDFAAAHGVQLTDAEAAAWFTDYFVHYRASWRLHDDALACLDDLTRRIPGVRFGLITNGELAYQSVKLADTGLHARVEHVVTSAEFGLAKPRAEIFRHACALFGADPARSVYVGDRLRTDAIGAAAAGLTGVWLDRVGSAGPPPPDADLAEARTLGVLRLSTLAALPALLAPS is encoded by the coding sequence ATGACGGATGTGACGGGTGTGACGGGTGTGACGCCGCCCGCTGTGGTGCTGTTCGACCTGGACGACACCCTGTTCGCGCACCGTGAGGCCGTGGCCGCCGGGATCCTCGGTCACGTCGCCGCGCAGGGCGGCGGGGGCGCGGCCGCCGATCCGCACTCGGTCGTGGCCCTCTGGAACGCGCTCGAGGAGCAGCACTATCACGCCTACCTCGCCGGCGACCTGGACTTCGCCGGGCAGCGCAGCGCCCGGGCGCGGGATTTCGCCGCCGCGCACGGGGTCCAGCTCACCGACGCCGAGGCTGCCGCCTGGTTCACCGACTACTTTGTGCACTACCGGGCGAGCTGGCGCCTGCACGACGACGCTCTGGCGTGCCTGGATGACCTCACCCGCCGCATCCCCGGCGTGCGGTTCGGGCTGATCACCAACGGCGAGCTGGCCTACCAGAGCGTGAAACTGGCCGACACCGGGCTGCACGCCCGGGTGGAGCACGTGGTCACCTCGGCCGAGTTCGGCCTGGCCAAGCCCCGGGCGGAGATCTTCCGGCACGCCTGCGCCCTCTTCGGCGCCGACCCTGCCCGCTCGGTGTATGTGGGCGACCGGTTGCGCACCGACGCGATCGGCGCCGCCGCCGCGGGCCTCACCGGCGTCTGGCTGGACCGGGTCGGGTCGGCGGGCCCACCCCCGCCGGACGCCGACCTCGCCGAGGCCCGCACCCTGGGCGTCCTCCGCCTGAGCACCCTCGCCGCCCTGCCCGCCCTCCTCGCCCCGAGCTAG
- a CDS encoding GNAT family N-acetyltransferase codes for MRPVELSSPLLCLDAPRPADAALVFEYCQDPVMARYLARLPSPYRLEDATDFVTDYVPDAWAGDQEYTWAVRGEVGSELLGVISLSVPVGSAEAAAEPSVGSGSASGSDSQSGFASRTSSIGFWLGAAHRGRGLMVEAQRLVLEWGFSTGLCDTVHWECVAGNLASARAARKAGFRFTGQGPAGIAYRDGTHPPSWKGALHATDDRTPPAGWPAEVVAA; via the coding sequence ATGCGACCGGTCGAGCTGTCCTCCCCGCTGCTCTGCTTGGATGCCCCGCGCCCGGCGGACGCCGCCCTGGTGTTCGAGTACTGCCAGGACCCGGTGATGGCGCGGTATCTGGCACGCCTGCCGTCGCCGTACCGGCTCGAGGATGCCACCGACTTCGTCACCGATTACGTGCCGGACGCGTGGGCCGGCGACCAGGAATACACCTGGGCGGTGCGCGGGGAGGTCGGATCGGAGCTCCTCGGTGTGATCAGCCTGAGCGTGCCGGTTGGGTCTGCGGAGGCTGCGGCCGAGCCCAGTGTGGGGTCGGGTTCCGCGTCCGGTTCGGATTCGCAGTCCGGTTTCGCGAGCCGCACGAGTTCGATCGGGTTCTGGCTCGGCGCTGCCCACCGGGGCCGGGGCCTCATGGTCGAGGCACAGCGGCTGGTGCTCGAGTGGGGCTTCTCGACCGGGCTCTGCGACACCGTGCACTGGGAGTGCGTCGCCGGCAACCTCGCGTCGGCGCGCGCTGCCCGGAAGGCCGGGTTCCGCTTCACCGGGCAGGGGCCGGCCGGGATCGCGTATCGAGACGGGACCCACCCGCCCTCGTGGAAGGGCGCGCTGCACGCCACCGACGACCGCACACCGCCCGCGGGCTGGCCGGCCGAGGTCGTGGCCGCATGA
- the trpS gene encoding tryptophan--tRNA ligase — protein sequence MTKTRLYSGMQPSADSLQIGNYIGALLNWKKLQQTHDAYFSIVDLHAITVAQDPAKLRENTRATAAQYIAAGIDPAASTLYVQSHVTAHAQLAWALNTLTGFGEASRMTQFKDKSQKQGADATTVGLFAYPVLMAADILLFQSEIVPVGEDQRQHVELTRDLAARFNSRFGDTFTVPEASIIRDTAKIYDLQNPAAKMSKSAESHAGVIWMLDEPSVTAKKIMRAVTDAEGGVVFDRENKPGVANLLTIYSVMAERSIQSLEDEYAGRGYGDFKKGLAEVVTETFGAIRGRTLELLDDPAELDRILAGNADRAAAVADVTLANAFERMGFLARR from the coding sequence ATGACCAAGACCCGCCTCTACTCCGGCATGCAGCCGTCCGCCGACTCGCTGCAGATCGGCAACTACATCGGTGCGCTGCTGAACTGGAAGAAGCTGCAGCAGACCCACGACGCGTACTTCTCGATCGTGGACCTGCACGCCATCACCGTGGCGCAGGACCCGGCCAAGCTGCGCGAGAACACCCGCGCCACCGCCGCGCAGTACATCGCTGCGGGCATCGACCCGGCGGCGTCGACCCTCTACGTGCAGTCGCACGTGACCGCGCACGCGCAGCTGGCCTGGGCTCTGAACACGCTCACCGGGTTCGGCGAGGCCAGCCGGATGACCCAGTTCAAGGACAAGTCACAGAAGCAGGGCGCCGACGCCACCACGGTGGGGCTGTTCGCCTACCCGGTGCTCATGGCCGCGGACATCCTGCTGTTCCAGAGCGAGATCGTGCCCGTGGGCGAGGACCAGCGCCAGCACGTTGAACTCACCCGAGACCTGGCGGCACGGTTCAACTCCCGCTTCGGCGACACCTTCACGGTGCCAGAAGCCTCGATCATCCGCGACACCGCGAAGATCTATGACCTGCAGAACCCCGCCGCGAAGATGTCGAAATCTGCCGAGTCGCACGCCGGCGTGATCTGGATGCTCGACGAGCCATCCGTCACCGCCAAGAAGATCATGCGCGCCGTGACCGATGCCGAGGGCGGCGTGGTCTTCGACCGGGAGAACAAGCCCGGCGTGGCGAACCTGCTCACGATCTACTCCGTGATGGCGGAGCGTTCGATCCAGTCGCTCGAGGACGAGTACGCCGGCCGCGGCTACGGCGACTTCAAGAAGGGCCTGGCCGAGGTGGTCACCGAGACCTTCGGCGCGATCCGAGGGCGCACGCTCGAGCTGCTCGACGACCCGGCCGAGCTGGACCGGATTCTGGCCGGCAACGCCGACCGGGCCGCCGCCGTGGCCGATGTCACCCTCGCGAACGCGTTCGAGCGCATGGGTTTCCTGGCGCGCCGCTGA